From one Amaranthus tricolor cultivar Red isolate AtriRed21 chromosome 17, ASM2621246v1, whole genome shotgun sequence genomic stretch:
- the LOC130804506 gene encoding cyclic dof factor 1-like, translating into MAEPKDPAIKLFGKTIPLQDTPYGDDNADDEDDDSNKLLNQQPLFPPTISENNLILNYKENDIVDPDEQEVVVSPENSDKTANQDASLGEPDISEALSGFNERATWKSSKLEEKSETGASQDKNPKKPDKILPCPRCKSMDTKFCYYNNYNVNQPRHFCKNCQRYWTSGGTMRNVPVGAGRRKSKNLMYHYRHITIPEALHNARSDIPDEVHPTLPINGTVRTCNMDVSLCESMSSILNPAEKSSRNCQPNDIDGSNSKDEASQSSVKEAMSAGLNCIPFPNQIPCYPGSPWPYPWNSNQWNPPVAAPPFCPNGFTMPLYPTPSYWGCTVPGTWNVPWITQSSPTSASNPSSSPNSCIGKHSRDGNVLCSAHSEESNSEQSPWFPKTLRFHNPGEVAKSSVWTTLGINHNEKFDSIRRGSGLFKGFQTKHIEGNSQVDTSAVLEANPTTLSMSQNFQENS; encoded by the exons ATGGCGGAACCAAAAGATCCTGCAATAAAGTTGTTTGGCAAAACCATTCCTTTGCAAGATACTCCTTACGGTGATGACAATgctgatgatgaagatgacgaTTCCAATAAGCTTCTTAATCAACAACCTCTTTTTCCTCCaacaatttcagaaaataatttaattcttaattacaaagaaaatgatata GTTGACCCAGATGAACAAGAAGTTGTAGTCTCACCTGAAAATTCAGATAAGACCGCTAACCAAGATGCATCTTTAGGGGAACCTGATATTTCTGAAGCTTTGTCGGGTTTTAATGAAAGAGCGACATGGAAATCATCGAAGTTAGAAGAAAAGTCTGAGACAGGTGCTTCTCAAGATAAGAATCCTAAGAAGCCTGATAAAATACTCCCGTGTCCGCGGTGTAAGAGCATGGACACGAAGTTCTGTTACTACAACAATTACAATGTCAACCAGCCTAGACACTTTTGCAAAAACTGCCAAAGATATTGGACTTCTGGTGGTACAATGAGGAATGTCCCTGTTGGTGCTGGGCGTCGCAAGAGCAAGAATTTGATGTATCATTATCGTCATATCACCATTCCTGAAGCACTCCACAACGCTCGTTCTGATATTCCTGATGAGGTTCACCCTACTTTGCCGATTAATGGCACAGTACGCACTTGCAACATGGATGTATCTCTCTGTGAGTCTATGTCGTCAATATTGAACCCCGCAGAAAAGTCATCAAGGAATTGTCAACCTAACGACATTGATGGATCAAATTCAAAGGACGAAGCTAGCCAATCGTCTGTAAAAGAAGCAATGTCAGCAGGTCTGAATTGTATTCCCTTTCCAAATCAAATTCCATGCTACCCTGGTTCACCTTGGCCTTATCCTTGGAACTCTAATCAATGGAACCCGCCTGTAGCAGCACCACCCTTTTGCCCGAATGGCTTCACTATGCCTTTGTATCCTACACCTTCGTATTGGGGATGTACTGTACCAGGAACTTGGAATGTTCCGTGGATTACTCAATCATCTCCTACAAGTGCTTCAAACCCAAGCTCTAGCCCAAACTCTTGTATAGGAAAGCATTCAAGGGACGGGAATGTTTTATGTTCAGCTCACTCCGAGGAGAGCAATTCCGAGCAGTCTCCTTGGTTTCCAAAGACTTTGAGGTTTCACAATCCAGGAGAAGTCGCGAAGAGCTCAGTTTGGACAACCCTTGGGATTAACCATAATGAGAAATTTGATTCCATAAGACGCGGATCAGGACTTTTTAAAGGATTCCAAACAAAGCACATTGAAGGGAATTCGCAAGTTGATACCTCCGCTGTACTGGAAGCAAATCCAACAACCTTGTCTATGTCTCAGAATTTTCAGGAAAACTCATGA
- the LOC130804507 gene encoding RHOMBOID-like protein 4, which produces MVRDSSQEIPLRGSSRENMIHPVDVDGGATRSYTPMPPMSNQVQVKHFKKWFPWLIPSIVVANIIMFIITMYVNNCPKYSISCLAPSLGRFAFQPFKENPLLGPSALTLDKMGALAIKKVVDHHQGWRLISCIWLHGGVFHLLANMLGLLVIGIRMEREFGFVKIGLLYVISGLGGSLLSGLFVRSNISVGASGAVFGLLGAMLSELIMNWTIYSNKVASLVMLVLIVAVNLGVGILPHVDNFAHIGGFTSGFFLGFVFLIRPQFGWVSQKYMPPGYSPGSRRRKYKIYQCTLWIISLIILIVGFAVALVMVFRGVDGNKHCSWCHYLSCVPTSRWSCNTEPGSCTQENIGNQMKLTCLTNGKSKTYDLSNITNSQLNGLCAQLCSNFG; this is translated from the exons ATGGTTCGAGATTCATCTCAAGAAATCCCATTACGTGGGAGTTCAAGGGAAAATATGATTCATCCAGTTGATGTTGATGGTGGTGCTACAAGATCATATACGCCTATGCCCCCAATGTCGAATCAAGTTCAAGTCAAGCATTTTAAGAAGTGGTTTCCATGGCTGATTCCTTCCATTGTTGTTGCtaatataattatgtttatcATCACTATGTATGTCAATAATTGCCCTAAATATTCCATCTCTTGCTTAGCTCCTTCTTTGGGTCGCTTTGCTTTTCAACCTTTCAAAGAAAACCCTCTTCTTGGTCCTTCTGCTCTTAC GCTTGATAAAATGGGGGCTTTAGCTATAAAAAAAGTGGTAGATCATCACCAGGGATGGCGTCTGATAAGTTGTATTTGGTTACATGGTGGCGTTTTCCATCTGCTGGCGAACATGTTAGGTTTGCTAGTTATTGGAATCAGGATGGAGAGAGAATTTGGATTTG TAAAGATTGGCTTGCTTTATGTCATTTCTGGACTTGGTGGAAGTTTGTTGTCTGGCCTTTTTGTGCGATCAAACATCTCTGTTGGGGCCTCTGGTGCAGTTTTTGGATTACTAGGTGCTATGCTTTCCGAGTTGATAATGAATTGGACTATATATAGTAACAAG GTTGCATCATTGGTGATGCTAGTACTCATTGTTGCTGTCAACTTGGGTGTCGGTATTCTACCTCATGTCGACAACTTTGCTCACATTGGTGGGTTTACTTCCGGGTTTTTCCTCGGTTTTGTGTTTCTGATTCGACCCCAATTTGGATGGGTAAGCCAGAAATACATGCCGCCTGGCTATTCACCAGGATCAAGGAGACGTAAATACAAGATATATCAGTGTACTTTGTGGATCATCTCCCTGATTATTCTCATTGTTGG GTTCGCAGTTGCATTGGTTATGGTCTTCAGAGGAGTTGATGGAAATAAACATTGTTCTTGGTGCCATTATTTGAGTTGTGTTCCTACGTCAAGATGGAGCTGCAATACAGAGCCTGGATCCTGTACG CAAGAGAATATTGGAAATCAGATGAAGTTGACATGCTTAACCAACGGGAAGTCGAAAACGTACGACTTGTCTAATATCACCAACTCTCAGCTAAACGGGCTCTGTGCGCAGCTCTGCAGCAACTTTGGATAG